The window CGTTGCTCAGGTGCACCGACACCGTCTTCTCGCTGATGAACAGCTCGGCACCGACGCGGCGGTTGGTCCAGCCGCGCGCCACGAGCCGCAGTACGTCCTGCTCGCGGGCGGTGAGGCTGACCGGCGCCGCCGCCGCCGCGCCGGAGGCCCCGGGAGCCACGTCCGCCCCGCCGTCCGGACCGGGCAGCTCGACGCCGGCCCGGCGCGCCAGGGCGGCGACGGCCGCAGCGAGAGGGCG of the Aquipuribacter hungaricus genome contains:
- a CDS encoding helix-turn-helix domain-containing protein codes for the protein RPLAAAVAALARRAGVELPGPDGGADVAPGASGAAAAAPVSLTAREQDVLRLVARGWTNRRVGAELFISEKTVSVHLSNVMAKLGARGRTDAVSRAHRAGLLSLDA